The genomic DNA TACTGCActctcagaaacacagtttGAAGGCAAAAATCATAGTTTTAAATATGTGAATTGTGTATAGGTTATCACTAACATTCATGAAACTATACTATTTAGAGTTTTAAATTCCCACTCTTGTTATTTGGTGCCAGGAAAACGCATCCcttatttgtgtatatttgtcttGCGTTGTTATCAGAAAAAGTTAAACTCGTGTTCATCTATTTGAATGAAATCATATTTCAGAACAAAATCCTACAATTTACAAAAGAATTCAACTTCAGAAAATGTTCTCAAGCATTTAAGGTGTCATGCTGTGACCAGTGTTGGTCAAACTTAACTCAGCATGCGTGTGTTGCTTCCAACATTCAAACTGATTAATACCACAATGAAGGTTTGTTAGAGAAACCATCAATGATACAACTGTGTCTTTGTCCAAAGTACAGCCGTATCTGATCACCTCTGACATGAACCACAACTACCTACGTAATCAAACAGGTCTGTCTGCATTCCTGCAACATGTGAAAATCTTTTTTCaactgcagtacacacacacattcagcacgcacacacattcagtgtaGAGAGGCAAAAATGCTACAGATGTGTTTGCAGCTTGAATGTTGTTGTGGAAACAATCACAAGAGCCTTGTTTGTCTGATCTTTTATAGTGATAATTGTGCAGCAGCATCGCAGATGGGAGAGCAACGCCTTAAGCAGGACACATTGTTGGATCATATGCTCAAGAAGCAAATCAGCTTTTTCTACCTAAAATGAAGCAGTTaggcaacaaaacaaatcatcacGCTCTGCTGAACACAGTATGTTGCGTATAACTTTAATTAACTGTTAATAATGTGAACTACTTGGTGTCGATAATGACTTTACACTATTTAAATGATTAGAGGAAAAGAGTGCAAAAAGacactgacaacaacacacagcatcaTTGACTCACAAGGCTCTGGAGATGCAGCTGGTCAGGGTGCCCAGGCTCCTGGAGGGCTTGATGCTGAGAGCCGAGGGGCCGGGCTGGAGGCCATCCTCGGGCCCGTCCTGCGCGGATGGTCTGCAGGACAGCCGGGGCAGATGCAGGGTGCCTGAGAAGAGCCTCTTCACAGCACATCTGACGTCGAGGTCCTGGAGAAGCTTGATGCAGGGGGCCTGCTCCGGAGAGTCCCACTGTCTCTGGACGGCCGGAAGAAACAAAGACCAGAAAGTGACAGAACTGAGATGAGCAATGAGAGGTGGCAGCCAGTCATTTCATGTGGGCAGTTTGATTACATCATTAGATCATATGCTTCTAAGTGTAGAGAATAAAACTATGATGGCATGAAGATTTGTGAAATCTATGTACGCCATGGACAGTAAATTACAGACCATTTCTTTCATGGAAAAGTTGGCATTTACACATCAGTGGTTTGGCTAGTACCCatcaaattcaacatttttaggACTGGAAACGCACCTAATTAGtaatgttttttgggggggtggcTGTCTTGGCATTGTATATTTATACAATTAATGATTCAGATATCAGTAACTTAGAACTAGATCAAGCTTGGCCTCTGCTGAacttgagagaaaaacattcaCTGATATGTAAAGGTAAGTTGcaaacagggctgtttttgtgctgttgcCGAAAATATGACGAGCCTCGCAAAAGAAAGCCCACTCTGGCGTTATTTTTAGCAGGTTTATCTGATTTCAGGTCCTGGGACCCGCACACTATCACCTGGGACACAAGAGACAGTTCTCACAGTGAGATAGTGTTTGGGATTTAGCTCTCAGGGCATCTCTCCTTCAGCGTCAGTGTTGAGGGGGGAACAGATAAGAGTCCTTGTTTTCTGCTGCATCCCGTGACTTTATCTCTCCATCTGCTCGGGAGTTCCACCTTTCCAACAATTGTCAACACACTCTCTGCTTTGATTGTTGACCATCTCTGACCAAGACACAGATCACACCTATATTACCGGTAAATTTTGTATGTAAATTTGAAATGGCCTTTGAATGGGCTCCCAAACCTCATTTGTTTGatctaataaataaaacatacaaattatTGCTATTAACCTGAACTTGTGCTTACTTTAACATACATTAACCTTCTGTTTGGCAATGTAAAAAAGCATAGAACAATACATGAGCGTTACCACACAATCCACAAGAGGTAAAAGAGATCAATCACACAAATAACCTGCCATCTTGTTTTTCGGTACTATAGCTAATACGAAACCGGTTAAcgccttgtttttatttgagttCTATCATAAATATGAACCCTCGGCCACAGACAGAATTTACTATCTTAATCTAATTTATCAATATTCTTCTTTTCAGTATTTCTTAAAAGTTAATTAATGACCCTTACCTCGGTGAAGTTGAAAAATTTTGATGAGTTATTTCTCCTCATACTCTCAGCTACTGTATCATGGGAACAAGACAACTGGGAAGGAAATACCAAAGAGGAGGATACAGATACCACATTTAAGATCAGATATGAAGTAGTCTGTAGCACCAATACTTCCTTGGACTCAGTAAAGAACTATTTCCCCGCCTCTTCATAAACCTGcagctgtcatttcattcagtgaTACATTTTCTTGGCATACTTTTGAGTTTGCATCTTCACCCTCTACAGTGGCCTTTTTTGGACTGTAATCTAATTAAAACTCCAAAGCAATGAATACTAGAAAATGGCAAATTAGTCTGTGGAACAGAAATGTGAAGGGACATGGAGCCTGTTGATGTTAGCTGGTAGTGAGAtggaggtggtggagctgcCTGCATGACAGACGATTATTCATGTGCGTCTATCTGACTGTTGGATCAGTGGACCTAACCTTCTGGTTAGGCAAGACTCTGGCTTTAATCAAGCCGCCGCCTACAATCTGTCCatgtaaccttttttttttttttttttttttaaataaacatggCTTTGGATGGATTTATTATTTCTAACAGGATTTGAGTCAGTGCTCAACATTCAGTATGATCCTCAGGAGATGTTGTGAACTTTAATGACCCTGCCCATTCTACCGCACATCCACATGAACGCGAGTTTAGAAACCAAATACATAAAAGCATAATGTCAGTTGTGACTAATGAAATCACTTATTTGTTTTAAGCACCTTTAGTTATAATCTGTGGTTGTCTTATTAACATGCgtataatgtattatttagtACACTTTGCTTCTATATTTGAACATTAAGTGAACTGTGTAAAGCTTTTCTCATGATGATCTGGCAGACTATTCTGTTCAGCGTTAAGGATTctgataaataaaatgaacatgtCCATTTTAAGACAGTAGTATGACATGATTAACAGTTCTAACCTCCATGTTCATGTAacttgctgtttgtttctctctttcattaCCTCTGGTAACGTGGGACTGAAGATGAGGTTATGAGATATGGCGCCATCTAAAGGACAATGAGAACACGGCCTTTGACCAGACTTGGCAAATACCTGAACAGTTAGCACTGAGTAGAAATGCTACAAATAGCATTTATGGTTTCAGTAGATAACATTtcaataatgacacattttatttagaaagtaaaatgtatttatattctgtgAAATATAAAGTGAGGCGATCAATTTTTCCCTTTAAAGAATCAGATAGTAAAATCACATAAGACATCTTGGATGACATTCCTCAGTTTTCCTTATTTAGTAGCCACACCTGGAACAGAGAATGAATACaggcatgtgcagtgctgctccTTCACTCATTGCTGCTGTAGCTTCTGTAGTGTCTGTGGGGGTCTCCTCCACAGGACGCAGTCTTTTGGCCCTGGAAAAAGAATGAAGAGCTTGTTAGAGGTCAAAAGGTAAAGTCTAACACTTGTGCTTTtagaacccacacacacacgcagaaaaattatattaaaaaaggcaaaaggtCCAGAACACTAAATCAATGAATGACTGATCTGATTGACATTGAGTGTACCTTGTACAAGCTGCAGACCAGAGTGAAGAGAGAAGTCATGGCCTTGTCCTGCAGGTCTTCTGTGTGCTCctgcaaattaaataaaaatgagtaTCCCAAAGGCTACGGAAACAAGTAGCATTTAGGTAAAAGACTGAGGTACACAGCTGACTTTTGCCACAGCAGAGCTACAAGGGTGGATAGAAATGGCAGAAGAGGGTCTTTGAAATAACCAGGTCAGAGTGGGTGTGTCACTTACACAACATAAATATGAGTGAGCAGTATGTGTCAGCTTTACCAGAAATATGACAATCACTAACTTTACTAcatataaaaattaaaaaatgcattGGCTGTCAGACAACCATTTAAAAGAGGTCAAATTGTTGGTAACAGACTTGCAGGTTCCACTGGTCACAATAACTGCATGTTGTGTATAATGGTAAGGCAGATAAAGGGGGAAAGAGGTTGTAAGTACAAGATTATCAGCAAGGTCAAGTGTATGCAACAGGATTGTTGCTTAACATCGCACAACTATGGcttcaaaaataaatcaacaccTCTGTTAAAGAAGGGGACTTTGATGGAGCTTTACAAAGCTGGTATGCAACAGAGCCAATTCACAAATATTGCTGTGTTTGATTGCTGATGTTTGCAGCACAAATGTTGAACTTAAAAGCAATCAAAAAGTATAACAATCTGATGAGCCATCTGTCACCCTACTTGGATAGAGCCAAAGTATGATTTCATAACAGTGTTTTGTAGCAGATCCAGCCTTGATATGGACAACTATTCTATTGGTCATTGGACATGAAGATTTTTCTGGATGGTGATGTAATGGTCAAGAAATCTGAGGCCACTTATAAGGGGCACCCCTTGGTGCAAAGACTGCTGCTTGTGATTTTCCCACAGTCCAACATTATAATTCCCTTCATACAGATGTGGGAATATTTTCATGAATGccaaagagaaataaaatacaattggGGGACTAAGTAACATAAAATTAAGGGAAGTAAGTGCAtcatattattatgttttgtcaTGTTATTTGGCCCTATAGACCCATATACTGCACATACAGGGGTAAAATTCAGTTTTACAAGGCATAATATTGATACACTTACATGCTTTAATTTTGGGCTCTTCATTTTCTGAGTTTTTAAACcaagttaaaaataaagttCCTCACATGGTGATCAGCTCTTCTCTGCTGCCTGATACTTGATGTAGacagggtgtgttttttttctttgtttcttatGGAGTTGCTTGAAAGCAAACTCCAGTTTCAAACTGTTATCAGGCTACTGGTCTCAGGTTGCTTGGCAGAGGGACAGTAGCATCTTTGTGCTGTGCTTTTGAAGATGTAGCTCCACACACATCGGTCACAGCTCTATTTCGCTGACAGATAGAAGCTTTGGGGCAGATCAAGTGTCAAAATAATCACAAGATCATATCATCGTAAATGTAACATCACTTAAAAAGAAAGCATCAGCAACAGTGGCAGAATGAGGGCATTGCAGGGAAAGTGGCTTCAAAACAAGTCAGGATGGAAAGTTATTTGGAAAGTCTAAATAAGCACACATTCTACTCCAGGGCAGGTTGATGTTGTCTATTCAGGGCTGAAGCTTTATAGTCTGTAGAGGCCATAGGTTGTGCTGTTAAATGCACTGGAGCCTTACCCCATTAATGGTCACCCAGGGCACATATTGGTGTGGAGGGTTCAGGGCTTTGGTCTTCAAGGCATTCTGATGCATCAGCTGGTTTCCCTGGTCTCCATTCACACAGCTCATAATTTTGTCCCAGCTCAACTGAGGGCCGCCATAGAGTTCAACACACTATAAACAACGACGGagggaaataaacacacatcaacTTCAGTAGTGAAGTGATAAATGGGAAGGTGGtagtgacacacacaacacaccacaccacacacacagttccttACGCTCTTGGCTGCCTTGGTGACACCACCGGAGGACTCCATACAGAAGATGATTGGGAAAGCCATTTCAGTCATGCTCAGTAAACAAGTCTGAGAGGAACAGTTAAATTAAGTCAATTAATCATAGTAGACTGTCTAACAGACAATACTGACTCcatttataacaaaaaaaacaacagcatttatTTTACTAAACTAAAGCAGACTACATGGTTCCAAATTGTAGTTACAGTATTATtcagatgttttctctctttgtgaatTTGGATGGTAACTTTACCTCAATCATGTTGCCCACACATTCATCTTCTCCATGCTGGCACTCATAAACATACTTCTTTCCATCGGGTTTCTCCTGGGGTGGGATAAAGTCAACAGattcaaaataatgtaattttttaaCCCACATATGACATACTTCACAATTATCCCTTAACGTAAAGTTAAAGGAGAAACCACTCTTGGATAATCATTTGATTATTGTGACCACATATGGTTTTAATTATATACTTTCCTTCTCCTGCATCTTCCTGTGCCTGTTTTTCTTAGTAAAAAGATCATCACATATCTTTTCAAGACAACACCATTACCCACTCCGTAATGTATACAGAACAACAATCCCAGTGTGTACCCAAGGTGCTTGGTTCACTGCTTACCTGTGCATTGCCGTATGGCACCAGAGTAACAGACATGATGTCATTCAGCAGGAGCCAGGTGGGGAAGAGCATGTCACTGAGAAAAAGTCTGCAGCCAGGACACAGACTCTCATAGTAAAGCCCCACCTGGACTGGATCTGCGGTCTGATGGGCCCTGGTGAAGTTAGACTCAAGGCACTGCTTCAAAACCTGCACAAGGGGGCAAGAGTGGAGAGGTTAACTTTCATGTGatcactctctctgtttctctttgagtgtgtgcatCTGCAAGGTCAGGCCATTTTCCATTTGGTGGCACTATGAGGAGAGCTCAGGAGAGCTAACTTTTCCCCCTTAAATTTCAATATAGTTTGGTGGCATTACCCTTCTATACAAGTTTAAATGACTGCCACAAAAAGCTGTCCAAAGACATACAAAGCAACTGAGCATGCCCAGTACTAACTTGTTTCTGACTGGATGAAATTCTGACCTAAACCAGTGTGTTTTAGACACTGTGGCTATCCTGTATGAAACTGCCACAGTACAGAAGGACGTGGGTGTAGTTTAACATATCTCTGTGCTTTCTggagtgtgtctctgtgagtgaGAGGCTACTGTGTTAAGAATGTATCTGACAAAGGGAGTAACATTTTTGAGGTTTTTATTCCCTCCTTTGCTAAATAGTTCCACAGCTGAGCAGGTATTCCCAGTTGTAAAATGTCCACTTCTTCCTCAATGAGTCCagatgacaaaaataaatattacaacGCAAAATACAGTCTACACACAACTACATTTGGGTATCAGTTCCTTATGAGTGAAATTTCACTAAAAGCGATAGTAAATACACAATGACATAGGTTGTTGCTATGGCGTCACGAAAATACTGGACAAGGCTAAGGGGGAAAAGAACGATAAGTTAAAGCGCTAAATGTCTAAAAACTACGTCTCATCCGCAGACTCCGCTATTTTATCTATCTGGACACCTCGAAGacttgtttttataattttaatTATCTACCATGACTACTTACAACGGGCTCAAGGAGAAGCTGTGTTCAAAAGGGTAATTCGTGTTGTGAAGTATGTAGTTATTTAAaagagttagctagctagtaaGTTAACTGGTGACGTAGCGCCAGGCTAAATACTGTTGCTATAGTTTCCATCAGTTATCTTATAGTTAACGTTATAACTCGCGTAGTGATTCAGAATGGTGGTTAAACTGTTGACCGGAACTATATCTGAGGCGTCTTGTGATTGTGATTATATCACACGCCAGTCACTCAGAAAGTGCCTTTTCCATGGTCAGAAAATAAGATACGGTCTAAAACGCCCTCCTAATACATCAATAATCTTACCCCGCACTGGATAGCTGAGTCCAGAGATGAGCACCACTGTGATGGAGGATGGGAGCATGTAGAGGGAGCGGAACCGCCGTACTGAGTGCTTAACCAAACAGTCaaaatcagcagcagaggggCTTTCATCTTCACTTTCAGCGCAGGGTTTTAGTTTGacaccagaaaacaaacttAACAGCGACTCAACACTGACCTACAAACGACTGCCCAGAGCAACTTTAAATACGGAACCGATACTTCCTCGTGGAGGCTTCCTACTTTTGGATTGGCTGTCGATCATATGATCAAGGCAGCGTCACTTGTATCTGGAGGCGATCCCTGCCCAGCGACCTCGCTGCTACAGCTGATTCTACGGAAATCAGTCATAATATCATGAGGTTTGTGTAGACACAGATTTGCTAAGTTTTCACACCCGGAAGTTTATTTAGTGAACATTGATTTTGTTAGCTTTCCACCTGGATATTAAGTCTCTCAGAAGGATATAATGTGGTATACAAAAACCATTGTTTCACAAATCTTAGGATGCAGTGGAAATCGAAGAACTGGGTGAAACTGTGCACTATGACTTATGCAGTGGAGGCTAAATTGAGTTTGTTGAGTTACACCTAAACCACAACTCACCTGTCATGTActgtattgggggggggggggggtagggggaTTCTAGGAACTGTTATTGCACAGATAAAGACAATATGAGGAAATTGAAAATATCTCTAGGAGGAGTTGCAGTCAGTCCTGTGATCaagtttgttcttgttttgtggGATAGTCTTCTTTGCATGACCGACGCCTCATCTGACTAATTATGAAGCAATGGCACATCTCAGCTCAGTTCCTCAGAGGTCTTGCTCAAGAAGAGTcgcaagaaacacacagtgcagcaaAAAATCACAAACCTTTGAACAAAAGGTTTTACCTGGTGACTCTCACATGATCCCTCACAGCGACACAGCACACACGACTCTGCATGACtcactctgctttttttttttttttttttaaactgttccAGTCATTATGTGCAGGGGATACAGTAATTTATGTGTGCTACATTTGTACCTCCAGTGTGTGGAAATGTGGGTTATACTGTAGGAAGAAGTGTCAGTTCACTCAATCACACaaattttctcactttttcatTAGAACtgctttctactgaagaaaagGTTACTATAGAAACTGTTGACAGTAATAAGTAAGTGAGAAACTGTTTTTCTTAAGGAGCAAAGacaagttgtgttttcatttagtgtttctctccaaaatgcattgtgtgtattgtTGAGGCCTAGCACATGTGttgaaaagtgatttttaaaagtatttaaaatcttgcattgtttacatctgtttttGCTTGCTGGCAGTCTTCTctttcactgcctttgttggtgcattgctaTGTTTGTCAGCTGACACGTGCATCACTGGGTGCGTGCATGATGGCAAACAAAATTTATTAAAACTGAACAGGGCAATGGATTAAATACCTCTGTGCTTTTGTTCTTATGTCATATGACATACCATGGTAAAACCAGCAGTATTTGCccctaaaataacaaaacacctTTTATTGAGTTCTACAAATGAGCGATGCTGTCATGTTGAAGCCCGGCAAAGTCCACCAGAGTATAACTAGGCCATGACTAATGTGAGTATGTGAAAGTGTGACTAGGTAATGATTGGCTCATCATTatgaggcaaagaaaaaaacagaacacatcCAGACAAAACCAGACTTTGAACTTAATTTCATATatcttttattgtcttttaaaaTCATTGCATCAGCCTAAAGAAAGAACCATACAGATGAAAGAGTACCTGTCTGAGGACAAACACAACTCTGAAGCAAGCTGtacacaagagaaagaaagaaatgtcgCATCTGAATTAAGACAGACCAACGGAGGGAGGATaacacaagagaagaagaataacCATCTTGTCGTGCATAGGGGTTGGGCACACCTCAACCAATAGGCCTCTACTGGCTGAAACAACAGTGCTCCCTCGGAGTTCAATTGCACTTTGGTGTAGAGTAGCTTTATCTGACTGCcccattcatttccattcaccatttgaaagaaagagaagaccACATCATCATTACTTTCTATGCATTAAGAACCATAtatctgttgctgctgctgaggaagtGATACACCAGGCAACTTGTAGGGCAACATGGCAGAGCATAAGAGACAAGACGTTGCCTTGTTATGTCACATGCTTCTATGTAATGTTGCCCAGGTCATTGCCAAATGGATCACTCCAACGTGCAGCGCTGGGTCTTGATTATGAACTACTGTACACCAGtgaaaaataccaaacaaatgGTAACCTTTCGGGTCAAAGTCTAGACTGAGAAGTGATGATGTGGGACGACTGGATACAGGtagaaaaagggaaatgaaagtGCAGTTCTTAACGTCATTGTTTCTGAAATGGAAATCACACATAAGCTGAGACTATAGTGgaaacattttggttttaaaaatTTGTTTACCAACCAAAAGAGCAACTGATTGAGCTTTTCATTTGAGTATAATTTGCTGTGTAGTGCAAAATCAAGAATAGGATGCCTCTTGATAGTTATTCCTGAATTTCCAACTGTTTGTGTACCTAAACTGTACTCAAGCATGTTCACCAagtggtgtgtttttactgttattCACAACATGTGGGTATCCCCCACTATAAATTCTTTGAACTGAGTCCTTATCAGAGAAACACCTGGCAGAGTCATACTGAAACGTACCAAACTGTACATAATATAAACAGCAAAAGATGCGATAGTGTCCTGCATTTACAAGGCTCAGTGTAAGGTGAAGTAGTCAGCAGGTAAAGACCGATGAAAACCTATGTATTATGGAAAAATGAATCTTGTTGagttattattttgaaattgagGGAGCACTGTTCTCttaagcaaaaataaaaaagaggatcgaactgaaacagaaaaaaaacagaacaagcaGTCATAACATTTTCAAGTTTAAAATGACagaggaaataatgaaatataaatcaatCTATCACAGCCACTTTGAGGGACAGACAGATTGATTCTCAAACGCATATTTACTATTTGGTTAATTACATATTGtaaacatttgtatttcttttttttttctgtatggaGGAAAAATTTCAAGCTagcttatttttttctttataggCTCTGTAAGGTTATCATTAAcagatataaacaaacaaacaaacaaaaataacacttgGACAGACAAATCTAtcagcttttttaaaaagccaaatataataataataaaaaaaaaaacatactcaGGCACCATAAAAGAACACTTTCTAATGCCATCATTGTTCCATGTACAAAGATCTGCATAAAGGAGTGATCATGAACCGTTGAATCGTGTaccttttttctctgtcaggtTAACAggttttactttcttttttttcccccagccaGCGAGTTTAAgtcaagggaaaaaaaacaacccttcaGCAACCACAGAGATCTACCAAAGGAAGATACAGTGTCCAATCTGTGGTGGATCTCTGTGGCAGCATCCTAAGTGTATCTTTTGTGGTGCAACACCAGAATcttccaaaatgacaaaaacagattcTCAcgttcaagaaaaaaaaaagaaaagaaaaactcctctctaatatttaataaatgcaaAGCAGCCAAGACTGCATTTAACATATAGACTCAGCTCTGTAAATATTAACACATGTACATAAGCTTGCTTTATCCTCTGAATGCACCTGATAATCATGCTTAATAGATTACATGTATGTCGATCGACTGTAACCACAAAGTGTGTTACTGATCATGATGAAGTTCACTGCAGCTGATTAGTAAAAATGCTTGCGTTTCAATAACTGCTCGAATACAAAGCAGCCGTGGAGCAAGTCTAAAAGATCACGTTCACATCAAAGCCTCCTTCTGATTTGTTTCAAGCACAGTCCAAATCAGAATTACATCATCCAAAAATATAGATATCTAagtatatatttcaaaatatttattctCTAGTATGTCTATCGTTCTTCAAACCTTAGTAGACACCAAATATATGTCTTTCTTTGTAGTCAGTGAAagatgtgctttgtgtgtgaggCCATTTCAAGAAATATCTTTTACAGTGTACCAAAGCTgatgaaaaaatattaaattcctTGAACGATCATTTGTCAtatagaaaaatgtttttcaagaAACTCCCGACACAAATGCATATCTAAAAGATGAGCAGGATGAAAGCTTTGAATTTCAGAGTAACATCTACCAAAAGTGGGATTAAAGTCTCGACTCTAAATCAAAGCGCAATAAAGTCTTCATGCCCG from Enoplosus armatus isolate fEnoArm2 chromosome 14, fEnoArm2.hap1, whole genome shotgun sequence includes the following:
- the ifi30a gene encoding gamma-interferon-inducible lysosomal thiol reductase, which produces MKAPLLLILTVWLSTQYGGSAPSTCSHPPSQWCSSLDSAIQCGVLKQCLESNFTRAHQTADPVQVGLYYESLCPGCRLFLSDMLFPTWLLLNDIMSVTLVPYGNAQEKPDGKKYVYECQHGEDECVGNMIETCLLSMTEMAFPIIFCMESSGGVTKAAKSCVELYGGPQLSWDKIMSCVNGDQGNQLMHQNALKTKALNPPHQYVPWVTINGEHTEDLQDKAMTSLFTLVCSLYKGQKTASCGGDPHRHYRSYSSNE